A DNA window from Ficedula albicollis isolate OC2 chromosome 28, FicAlb1.5, whole genome shotgun sequence contains the following coding sequences:
- the MED16 gene encoding mediator of RNA polymerase II transcription subunit 16 isoform X2: MVHIIDTEHPWDVYSVNSGHTEVITCLEWDQSGSRLLSADADGHIKCWSMTDHLANSWENTVGSVVEGDPVVALSWLHNGVKLALHVEKSGASNFGEKFSRVKFSPSLTLFGGKPMEGWIAVTISGLVTVSLLKPNGQVLTATESLCRLRCRVALADVAFTGGGNIVVATSDGSSTSPVQFYKVCVSVVNEKCKIDTEILPSLFMRCTTDPARKDKYPAITHLKFLARDMSEQVLLCASNQNNSIVECWSLRKEGLPVNNIFQQISPVVGDKQPMILKWRILSATNDLDRVSAVALPKLPISLTNTDLKVANDTKFFPGLGLALAFHDGSVHIVHRLSLQMMAVFYGSSSQRPVDEPALKRPRTAGPLVHFKAMQLSWTSLALAGVDSHGKLSMLRISPSMGHVLDMNMSLRHLLFLLEYCMVTGYDWWDILLHVQPSMVQNLVEKLHEEYMRQNAALQQVLSTRIVAMKASLCKLSSSTIARVCDYHAKLFLIAISCTLKSLLRPHFLNTPDKSPGDRLTEICSKITDVDIDKVMINLKTEEFVLEMTTLQSLQQLIQWVGDFVLYLLASLPNQGSPVRPGHSFLRDGASLGMFRELMVVIRIWGLLKPSCLPVYTATSDTQDSMSLLFRLLTKLWLCCREENHITEPDDALIDECCLLPSQLLIPNIDWLPINDGIISKLQNKQLVRLQFGKAPGLVGHTVSSQFDAFVRAPGQPKIDHLRRLHLGAYPTEECKSCTRCGCVTMLKSPNKVTAVKQWEQRWIKNCLCGGLWRKMPLSYS, encoded by the exons ATGGTCCATATCATCGACACCGAGCACCCCTGGGACGTCTATTCTGTCAACTCGGGCCACACTGAGGTCATCACGTGTTTGGAGTGGGATCAGTCAG gctccaggctgctctcGGCAGATGCTGATGGCCACATCAAGTGCTGGAGCATGACAGATCACCTGGCCAACAGCTGGGAGAACACGGTGGGCAGCGTGGTGGAGGGGGACCCGGTGGTggccctgtcctggctgcacaACGGCGTTAAGCTGGCACTGCACGTGGAGAAG TCTGGAGCGTCGAACTTTGGCGAGAAGTTTTCCCGGGTGAAATTCTCTCCGTCGCTGACGCTGTTCGGCGGGAAGCCCATGGAGGGCTGGATTGCTGTCACCATCAGCGGGCTGGTCACCGTGTCCCTGCTCAAGCCCAACGGGCAGGTGCTGACGGCCACCGAGAGCCTGTGCCGCCTCCGCTGCCGCGTGGCCTTGGCCGACGTCGCCTTCACGGGCGGGGGCAACATCGTGGTGGCCACGTCCGACGGCAGCAGCACGTCCCCCGTGCAGTTCTACAAGGTCTGTGTCAGCGTGGTGAACGAGAAGTGCAAGATCGACACCGAGATCCTGCCGTCGCTCTTCATGCGCTGCACCACCGACCCTGCGCGCAAGGACAAGTACCCGGCCATCACCCACCTGAAGTTCCTGGCTCGGGACATGTCAGAGCAG gtgctgctttgTGCTTCCAACCAAAACAACAGCATCGTGGAGTGCTGGTCCCTTAGGAAGGAGGGCCTGCCTGTCAACAACATCTTCCAGCAAATCTCCCCTGTGG TGGGAGACAAGCAGCCCATGATCCTCAAGTGGCGGATCCTGTCTGCCACCAACGACCTGGACCGGGTGTCGGCCGTGGCGCTGCCCAAGCTGCCAATCTCCCTGACCAACACTGATCTGAAGGTGGCAAACGACACCAAGTTCTTCCCTGGGCTGG ggctggcctTGGCTTTCCACGACGGCAGCGTGCACATCGTGcacaggctgtccctgcagatGATGGCCGTGTTCTACGGCTCCTCCTCGCAGCGCCCCGTGGACGAGCCGGCCCTGAAGCGCCCGCGCACCGCCGGGCCCCTGGTGCACTTCAAGGCCATGCAGCTCTCCTGGACGTCGCTGGCCCTGGCTGGCGTGGACAGTCACGGCAAG CTGAGCATGCTGCGCATCTCCCCCTCCATGGGCCACGTGCTGGACATGAACATGTCCCTGCGGCACTTGCTGTTCCTCTTGGAGTACTGCATGGTGACAGGCTACGACTGGTGGGACATCCTGCTCCACGTCCAGCCCAGCATGGTGCAGAACCTGGTGGAGAAGCTGCATGAGGAGTACATGCGTCAGAATGCggccctgcagcag GTGCTCTCCACACGCATTGTTGCCATGAAGGCGTCGCTGTGCAAGCTCTCCTCCAGCACCATCGCCCGAGTGTGTGATTACCACGCCAAGCTCTTCCTCATTGCCATCAGCTGCACCCTGAAGTCGCTGCTGCGTCCACACTTCCTCAACACCCCTGACAAGAGCCCCGGGGACCGGCTCACCGAGATCTGCTCCAAGATCACGGATGTAG ACATTGACAAGGTGATGATTAACCTGAAGACAGAAGAGTTTGTCCTGGAGATGACAACGTtgcagtccctgcagcagctcatccAGTGGGTGGGGGATTTTGTGCTCTACCTGCTGGCCAGCCTTCCCAACCAG GGCTCCCCAGTTCGCCCTGGCCACAGCTTCCTGCGCGACGGCGCGTCCCTCGGCATGTTCCGCGAGCTCATGGTGGTCATCCGCATCTGGGGGCTGCTGAAGCCCAGCTGCCTGCCCGTGTACACAGCAACCTCAGACACCCAGGACAGCATGTCCCTGCTCTTCCGGCTCCTGACcaagctctggctgtgct GTCGTGAGGAAAATCACATCACAGAGCCCGATGATGCCCTGATCGACgagtgctgcctcctgcccagccagctGCTCATTCCCAACATTGACTGGCTGCCCATCAACGATGGCATCATCAGCAAGCTGCAGAACAAGCAGCTGGTCCGGCTGCAGTTTGGGAAGGCTCCTGGGCTCGTTGGCCACACTGTCTCTTCCCAGTTCGATGCCTTTGTCAG ggcCCCTGGACAGCCCAAAATTGACCACCTGAGGCGGCTGCACCTGGGTGCATACCCAACAGAGGAATGCAAGTCGTGTACCAG GTGTGGCTGTGTCACCATGCTGAAGTCACCCAACAAGGTGACAGCAGTGAAGCAGTGGGAGCAGCGCTGGATCAAGAACTGCCTGTGTGGGGGGCTGTGGAGGAAGATGCCCCTCAGCTACTCCTGA
- the LOC101807799 gene encoding complement factor D, giving the protein MGPSPAPVLVLALLLLLWAPVNGQPRGRILRGSEARPHLKPYMASLQLDGQHVCGGFLIAEQWVLSAAHCTEETDGKLFQVLLGAHSLTEPEPHKRLYRVRAQFPHPGSNIHNNKDDLLLLQLEEKAELNSDVRVLPFQREDRDVAADTECEVAGWGTIDHSGRRPDKLQQVQRPVISRDVCNHRTRHDGTVTRNMMCTDSRRKDTCKGDSGGPLVCDGVAEGVVTAGSRVCGNYKKPAIYTRIAPYAAWIDSVMASADGEGDTR; this is encoded by the exons ATGGGGCCAAGTCCTGCTCCCGTCCTTGTCCTcgctctgctgctgctgctctgggccccAGTGAATG GGCAGCCCCGGGGACGGATCCTGAGGGGCTCCGAAGCCAGGCCCCACCTGAAGCCCTACATGGCCTCGCTGCAGCTGGACGGGCAGCACGTCTGTGGGGGCTTCCTCATCGCCGAGCAGTGGGTGCTGAGCGCTGCCCACTGCACTGAGGAGAc GGATGGCAAACtcttccaggtgctgctgggtgccCACTCGCTGACGGAACCGGAGCCCCACAAACGCCTGTACCGAGTGCGCGCCCAGTTCCCCCACCCTGGCAGCAACATCCACAACAACAAGGATgaccttctcctcctccag ctggaggagaaagcGGAGCTGAACTCGGACGTGCGGGTGCTGCCCTTCCAGCGGGAGGACAGGGACGTGGCGGCCGACACGGAGTGCGAAGTGGCGGGGTGGGGCACCATCGACCACAGCGGGCGGCGGCCGGACAagctgcagcaggtgcagcGGCCGGTGATCAGCCGCGACGTCTGCAACCACCGCACGCGCCACGACGGCACCGTCACCCGCAACATGATGTGCACCGACTCCCGCAGGAAGGACACCTGCAAG GGAGACTCCGGTGGCCCCCTGGTGTGTGACGGGGTGGCCGAGGGGGTGGTCACAGCCGGCTCCCGTGTCTGTGGCAACTACAAGAAGCCGGCGATCTACACGCGCATCGCCCCGTACGCCGCCTGGATCGACAGCGTCATGGCCTCTGCCGATGGGGAGGGGGACACTCGCTGA
- the MED16 gene encoding mediator of RNA polymerase II transcription subunit 16 isoform X1, producing MDLAYVCEWEKKPKSNHCPSIPLVCAWSCRNLIAFTTDLRNEEEKDLTHMVHIIDTEHPWDVYSVNSGHTEVITCLEWDQSGSRLLSADADGHIKCWSMTDHLANSWENTVGSVVEGDPVVALSWLHNGVKLALHVEKSGASNFGEKFSRVKFSPSLTLFGGKPMEGWIAVTISGLVTVSLLKPNGQVLTATESLCRLRCRVALADVAFTGGGNIVVATSDGSSTSPVQFYKVCVSVVNEKCKIDTEILPSLFMRCTTDPARKDKYPAITHLKFLARDMSEQVLLCASNQNNSIVECWSLRKEGLPVNNIFQQISPVVGDKQPMILKWRILSATNDLDRVSAVALPKLPISLTNTDLKVANDTKFFPGLGLALAFHDGSVHIVHRLSLQMMAVFYGSSSQRPVDEPALKRPRTAGPLVHFKAMQLSWTSLALAGVDSHGKLSMLRISPSMGHVLDMNMSLRHLLFLLEYCMVTGYDWWDILLHVQPSMVQNLVEKLHEEYMRQNAALQQVLSTRIVAMKASLCKLSSSTIARVCDYHAKLFLIAISCTLKSLLRPHFLNTPDKSPGDRLTEICSKITDVDIDKVMINLKTEEFVLEMTTLQSLQQLIQWVGDFVLYLLASLPNQGSPVRPGHSFLRDGASLGMFRELMVVIRIWGLLKPSCLPVYTATSDTQDSMSLLFRLLTKLWLCCREENHITEPDDALIDECCLLPSQLLIPNIDWLPINDGIISKLQNKQLVRLQFGKAPGLVGHTVSSQFDAFVRAPGQPKIDHLRRLHLGAYPTEECKSCTRCGCVTMLKSPNKVTAVKQWEQRWIKNCLCGGLWRKMPLSYS from the exons ATGGACCTGGCGTACGTGTGCGAGTGGGAGAAGAAGCCCAAGAGCAACCACTGCCCTTCCATCCCCCTGGTGTGCGCCTGGTCCTGCCGCAACCTCATCGCCTTCACCACCGACCTCCGCAATGAGGAGGAGAAAG ATCTCACCCACATGGTCCATATCATCGACACCGAGCACCCCTGGGACGTCTATTCTGTCAACTCGGGCCACACTGAGGTCATCACGTGTTTGGAGTGGGATCAGTCAG gctccaggctgctctcGGCAGATGCTGATGGCCACATCAAGTGCTGGAGCATGACAGATCACCTGGCCAACAGCTGGGAGAACACGGTGGGCAGCGTGGTGGAGGGGGACCCGGTGGTggccctgtcctggctgcacaACGGCGTTAAGCTGGCACTGCACGTGGAGAAG TCTGGAGCGTCGAACTTTGGCGAGAAGTTTTCCCGGGTGAAATTCTCTCCGTCGCTGACGCTGTTCGGCGGGAAGCCCATGGAGGGCTGGATTGCTGTCACCATCAGCGGGCTGGTCACCGTGTCCCTGCTCAAGCCCAACGGGCAGGTGCTGACGGCCACCGAGAGCCTGTGCCGCCTCCGCTGCCGCGTGGCCTTGGCCGACGTCGCCTTCACGGGCGGGGGCAACATCGTGGTGGCCACGTCCGACGGCAGCAGCACGTCCCCCGTGCAGTTCTACAAGGTCTGTGTCAGCGTGGTGAACGAGAAGTGCAAGATCGACACCGAGATCCTGCCGTCGCTCTTCATGCGCTGCACCACCGACCCTGCGCGCAAGGACAAGTACCCGGCCATCACCCACCTGAAGTTCCTGGCTCGGGACATGTCAGAGCAG gtgctgctttgTGCTTCCAACCAAAACAACAGCATCGTGGAGTGCTGGTCCCTTAGGAAGGAGGGCCTGCCTGTCAACAACATCTTCCAGCAAATCTCCCCTGTGG TGGGAGACAAGCAGCCCATGATCCTCAAGTGGCGGATCCTGTCTGCCACCAACGACCTGGACCGGGTGTCGGCCGTGGCGCTGCCCAAGCTGCCAATCTCCCTGACCAACACTGATCTGAAGGTGGCAAACGACACCAAGTTCTTCCCTGGGCTGG ggctggcctTGGCTTTCCACGACGGCAGCGTGCACATCGTGcacaggctgtccctgcagatGATGGCCGTGTTCTACGGCTCCTCCTCGCAGCGCCCCGTGGACGAGCCGGCCCTGAAGCGCCCGCGCACCGCCGGGCCCCTGGTGCACTTCAAGGCCATGCAGCTCTCCTGGACGTCGCTGGCCCTGGCTGGCGTGGACAGTCACGGCAAG CTGAGCATGCTGCGCATCTCCCCCTCCATGGGCCACGTGCTGGACATGAACATGTCCCTGCGGCACTTGCTGTTCCTCTTGGAGTACTGCATGGTGACAGGCTACGACTGGTGGGACATCCTGCTCCACGTCCAGCCCAGCATGGTGCAGAACCTGGTGGAGAAGCTGCATGAGGAGTACATGCGTCAGAATGCggccctgcagcag GTGCTCTCCACACGCATTGTTGCCATGAAGGCGTCGCTGTGCAAGCTCTCCTCCAGCACCATCGCCCGAGTGTGTGATTACCACGCCAAGCTCTTCCTCATTGCCATCAGCTGCACCCTGAAGTCGCTGCTGCGTCCACACTTCCTCAACACCCCTGACAAGAGCCCCGGGGACCGGCTCACCGAGATCTGCTCCAAGATCACGGATGTAG ACATTGACAAGGTGATGATTAACCTGAAGACAGAAGAGTTTGTCCTGGAGATGACAACGTtgcagtccctgcagcagctcatccAGTGGGTGGGGGATTTTGTGCTCTACCTGCTGGCCAGCCTTCCCAACCAG GGCTCCCCAGTTCGCCCTGGCCACAGCTTCCTGCGCGACGGCGCGTCCCTCGGCATGTTCCGCGAGCTCATGGTGGTCATCCGCATCTGGGGGCTGCTGAAGCCCAGCTGCCTGCCCGTGTACACAGCAACCTCAGACACCCAGGACAGCATGTCCCTGCTCTTCCGGCTCCTGACcaagctctggctgtgct GTCGTGAGGAAAATCACATCACAGAGCCCGATGATGCCCTGATCGACgagtgctgcctcctgcccagccagctGCTCATTCCCAACATTGACTGGCTGCCCATCAACGATGGCATCATCAGCAAGCTGCAGAACAAGCAGCTGGTCCGGCTGCAGTTTGGGAAGGCTCCTGGGCTCGTTGGCCACACTGTCTCTTCCCAGTTCGATGCCTTTGTCAG ggcCCCTGGACAGCCCAAAATTGACCACCTGAGGCGGCTGCACCTGGGTGCATACCCAACAGAGGAATGCAAGTCGTGTACCAG GTGTGGCTGTGTCACCATGCTGAAGTCACCCAACAAGGTGACAGCAGTGAAGCAGTGGGAGCAGCGCTGGATCAAGAACTGCCTGTGTGGGGGGCTGTGGAGGAAGATGCCCCTCAGCTACTCCTGA